The Microterricola viridarii nucleotide sequence ACCAACTGGTGCGCCGGGCGACTGCGAGGCCACTCACAGCGCTTATAGAAAGGCACACACCAATGATGGTGAAGAAGAAGGGCCTCCTGGCTGCCGGTGCAGTCGCGGTCGTTGCAACTCTGGCACTCGCGGGCTGCGCAAGCGGAACCTCCGACGCCCCCACCAGCGACAAGCCCGGCGCCTCCGCCGGAGCGCTCACCGTCTGGGTGGACGCCGAGCGCGTCGACGCCCTCAAGGGCGCGGCAGCGTCGTACACCGAGAAGACCGGCGTCGAGGTCAAGCTCGTCTCCAAGGACAACAACACCATCAAGGACGACTTCATCCAGCAGGTGCCGACCGGCAAGGGCCCGGACATCACCATGGGCGCCCACGACTGGGCCGGCGAGCTCTCGACCAACGGTGTCGTTGCCCCGCTCGAGCTCGGCGACAGCGCCGCCAACTACCTGCCGATCGCGATCGACGCCGCCACCTACGACGGATCCGTCTACCTGCTGCCGTACGCCGTCGAGAACATCGCCGTGCTGCGCAACGCAGACCTGATCCCCGAGCCCGCCGCCAACTTCGACGACATGATCGCCAAGGGCAAGGCAGCCGGCCTCGAGCAGCCCTTCGTCGTCGAGCAGGGCGCAGAGGGCAACCCCTACCACCTGTACCCGTTCCAGACCGGCTTCGGCGCCCCCGTCTTCGGCACCAACGACAAGGGCTACGACGCCACCGACCTGCAGCTCGGCAACGCCGGCGGCGAGCAGTTCGCCACCTGGCTCGGCAGCCAGGGCAAGAACGGCACCGGCGTCTTCAACACCGACATCGACGGTGAGATTGCCAAGCAGGCCTTCCTCGACGGCAAGGCGGCCTTCTGGCTGACCGGCCCGTGGAACGTCGGCGCGGCCATCGACGGCGGCATCAACGTCGCCATCGACACCGTCCCGAGCCCGACCGCCGACGTCGCCTCGCCGTTCGCCGGCGTCAAGGGCTTCTACCTCTCGTCCGAGTCGAAGAACAAGGTTGCCGCCAACGACTTCCTGGTCAACTACATCGGCACCGAAGAGGTCCAGCTCGAGCTGTTCAAGGCCGGCAACGTGCTCCCCGCGCTGAAGTCCGCCGCCGACACCGCCTCCTCCGACCCGATCATCGCCGGCTTCGCCGCCGTCGGTGCCCAGGCCGTCCCGATGCCCGCCATCCCCGCCATGGGCTCCGTCTGGCAGTACTGGGGCATCGCCGAGGCTGACATCATCAATGGTGCAGACCCCGTCGCCACCTGGCAGAAGCTCGCCGCCGACGTGCAGGCCGCAATCAACAAGTAACAACCTCGTGAGCCGGGGCGGATGCCATAAGCATCCGCTCCGGCTTTTCTCACCACCAGTCGAGAAGAACAGGCAGTAAATGAGCACCATGACCAGCAACGTCGGCGTCGACGCCGGCGAACCCACCCCGGAGAAGCCCAGCAAGCGGCAACGGCAGGCGGGCCACATCGCCGATCTGGCGTCCGCCGGCATCAAGGTGCTGCTGATCAAGATCATCGCCCTCGGAATCCTCGACGCACTGGCGCTCACCGCGGTCTTCATCCTGATCGGGCAGCGCGAGTGGCTCGTCACCGCCATCGTCGTCATCGCGACGGGCCTCATCAACTGGATCTACCTCGGCCGGCGCCGGCTGCCCGCCAAGTACCTCACGCCCGGCGTGATCTTCCTGCTGATCTTCCAGGTCTTCGTGCTCGGCTACACGGCCTACATCGGCTTCACCAACTACGGCACCGGCCACAACGGCACCAAGGATCAGGCCGTCTCCGCGCTGATGAGCTCCGCGCTCGAGCGTGTCGAAGACTCGCCCACCTTCGCCGTCACGGTGCTCGAGCAGGGCGACACCCTGAACCTGCTGGTCACCGACCCCGACGGGGCGGTGCGGGTCGGCAACGCCGAGACCCCCCTGCACGCAGTCGACAACGCCCAGATGGACGGCGGCAAGGCCGTCGGCCTCGACGGCTACAGCACGCTGAGCTTCCAGGAGATCCTGGCGC carries:
- a CDS encoding sugar ABC transporter substrate-binding protein — protein: MMVKKKGLLAAGAVAVVATLALAGCASGTSDAPTSDKPGASAGALTVWVDAERVDALKGAAASYTEKTGVEVKLVSKDNNTIKDDFIQQVPTGKGPDITMGAHDWAGELSTNGVVAPLELGDSAANYLPIAIDAATYDGSVYLLPYAVENIAVLRNADLIPEPAANFDDMIAKGKAAGLEQPFVVEQGAEGNPYHLYPFQTGFGAPVFGTNDKGYDATDLQLGNAGGEQFATWLGSQGKNGTGVFNTDIDGEIAKQAFLDGKAAFWLTGPWNVGAAIDGGINVAIDTVPSPTADVASPFAGVKGFYLSSESKNKVAANDFLVNYIGTEEVQLELFKAGNVLPALKSAADTASSDPIIAGFAAVGAQAVPMPAIPAMGSVWQYWGIAEADIINGADPVATWQKLAADVQAAINK